Genomic segment of Mucilaginibacter sabulilitoris:
ATGGCCCCGGAGGGCAGCTGGCAACTTATACTGTTGTAAGGTTTTTAAACCAGGTAGTTCCTTACAAACCCGAATAATAATCATAACCCTGCTCAGCCCAGTAATCGCGTGGGCGGTTGTTGCTAAAGCTGATACTCCCTATACGTTTCAGGTTTTTGATGCCGTATTTAACCGGGATGATCAGCCTTAAAGGAGCCCCATGCCTTGGCGGCAGGGGTTGTTCATTTACCTCGTAGGCCAGTAAGGTTTGCGGGTGCATAGCGCTTGGCATGTCAATACCCACATAATATTCCTTATCGGGGGTTTCCATGCCTACATATTCCAGTTGGGCCTGGTCGTCGAGCTTATAATGGCTTATAAAATCGCTGAATTTTACACCGCCCCAGTGCGATATCTGATCCCAACCCTCTACACATTTAAAATCATATATAATATCGGTTTTGGGCAATGTTTTTATTTCATCAATCGAAATCTTTAATACTTCGCCCGATTGCTTTTTTACCTGCAACCGCCATGCATCAACATCAATTTTCCCACCCGAACCTATATCGCTGTTATGCCGCACATTTTTGGCAGCCATATCTTTAGGATAGGTTTTTACCAGGTTATTGTTACTGAACACGCGGCGAAAGGCCAGTTCGGTTTTATTTAATGCCCGGCGCAAGGGTTTGCGCGCACCCGCGGTTACTGAGGTGGTTTCTTCAGGTGAGTTATATAACCATTTCCACCCTCCCCAGGCAGCGCCCGACAATACAATAAAGCTGCTGAATGAAATAAAGTTACGCCGTGTGATCTTTTGTTCAACAGTAAGCGACCTTTTGGGCTTCTTGTTTTTTCTACTGAATGGGCTTTTCATCGGCTGGGGTGTTGGGTTCAATAATTGGTTTAGGTTTCTCATTTATAACTTCAAACCCGGAAATAACCGATCTGAAATTGTTCCACCCGGCAAGTATTACCTGCACCACATGGATCATGAAGAAAAGCACATAACCAATGGTTAGCGCAAAATGAAATATACGGGCCAAATGATACCCGCCACAAAGCCATGTTAAATAGTAAAACTGTACCGGTTTATAAATAGCCAGTCCGGTTATTAACGAGCCAAAACCCATCACAATAATGGTAGTATAGGCAATGCGCTGGGCAGCGTTATATTTGTTTTGAGGCGGCGCCATTTTACGGATATGCAAATCATGCAGCAACACTAGCCAGGCTTCTTTAAACGATTTTTTTTGTGGCACAAGCTCCCGCCACTCGCCCGATATTATGGTGTACATCACATACAAAATACCGTTAAGGGCAAAAAACCACATAAACAAAAAATGGAAGGCCATGCCTTCGGCCAGGCGATGCGGTATGTGCAGTTTATCGTAAAACCATTGCGGAAAAAAGCTGAAGTAAGTATGCCCAAACAGGGTGATCTTATATTCGTCGTTGGCCCAGTAAATGAGCATGCCGCTCCAGATCATGATCGTTAATATCGGAAAGTTTACCCAATGCGTCCAACGCATTATTAAGGGGTGTTTTTCTTTAATTACTTTCATATCCACTTTAATTATTTGTGGGCATTAATCGTCGCGTTAAAACCCGATTTTGCCGCTGCTAAAATTTTACCGTTTTCATTATTTTGAACAAAACCTATTATCTCCCAATTTTGCGCATTAAAATCAGTCGGCAAGGCGATAGATGCATTTCCGCCTGAACTCAAAGGCAGTTTCTGCATACTACGTACAATTTGGACATGCGACAACGTACGCCCACTATTTTCGCCTTTTTTGACACTTGTTTGTGCCCCCTTCTGCACCAGCGCCAAAAGCAAGCTGGTATTTTTTCCGGCATCCGCAGCCATGTATTTTACTCTGATATTATTATGATCTGCCTGCGCGCTAAGTGTTAGCGTGGTAGCTGTACCCGTCTTTAATCCGGCGGTGATAGCGTTACGTAAAGTGCCTTCCTGCGAACCAACAAATTCTTTCTGACCATTCACTACTATCTGCGGGGTATAAACCGATTGCAGATTTAGCCATTTGGCATATTCATTTTGTCTTTTTGAATAATCGGCGCTGCTAAAAACATCTTTCCACCCTAGGCGGTTCCAGTAATCAACATGAAAAGCCAATATATAAACCGGCTTATCCTTGTTTTCTTTTTGTATACGTGCTACCAGAGCATCAGCCGGCGGGCAGCTTGAACAACCTTCCGACGTAAAAAGCTCCACAACGGCAAAACCTTTGCTATCTGGTTTTATAACATCCTTTTTGGCTATACTCGTTTCTTTGCGATTAACAAAGGCCGTTAAAATCATTACAGACAATGCAAAGCTGGCGGCAAGTGTAAATATTTTGATCGGTTTCATATCGTGTTTAATTAACCTACGTTTTTAGGGCTTAGTCGGCTTTTTGGTAACAACCTTACAATAAATTCATTTTCTTTTTTTGGTAAATCCCTGTGGATGTATAATTAATAGGTATATGTAAATTTAACTAATTAATAGCTCCATATCTATAACCTAAAAAGCACATGTTTTTGTAAGGTTTTACGTTTACTTACGACAAATGATTATTAACAGATTAATTAATGTTGACCGAAAACTTGCTTGATCCGCATAATTGGGTTAAAGCCCATGCCGATTATTTGTATGCCTTTACCTTGTCGCGCATCAATAGCCATGAACAAGCTAAAGATCTTGTGCAGGAAACCTTTTTAGCCGCCTTGCAAAAAGTCGAAAAATTTGAAGGCAGAAGTTCAGAACGCACCTGGCTAACGGCTATCCTGAAAAATAAGATCATTGATGTTTACCGCAAAAAATCATCCGGATTAGGAAATACTATCGAAAAAAATGCGGAAGAGGAACAACGGGATTTCTTTGAAGAAGATAACGGGCACTGGACCGAAATACATCAACCCATGCCATTTGGTATTGAAGATCATGACCCGCTTACAGGTAAAGAGTTTAATCAAATACTACAAAAGTGCATGCAAAAATTACCCTCGTTATGGATGTCGGTTTTTACCATGAAACATATTGATGACGAGACCACAGATTTAATATGTAATGAACTCAGGGTTAGTCAGGCAAACTTCTGGGTTATTATTCACCGGACCAAACTTAGCCTAAGGGCTTGCCTTCAAAAAAACTGGATTTAAATTTTAGTTATGAGTTACTTAAAAAAAGCTATATACAACTGCAAACAAGCCACTTTACTGATTGAGAAAAAACAGCTGACCCAGCTAAACTTTCGCGAAACCATTGAACTACAGATACACCTAACAGGGTGCGGGATGTGCCGCCTTTACAGCAAGCAAAGCCAGGTTATAAATACGATGGTGCAACAGCTTTTTCAAGCATCTGTGCAGGCTGGTAATATATCGCTCGATGATGATTTTAAAAAGGAGCTGCAGGACCGTATTGAAGAGGAACTCAATAAAAATTAAAATATGCTG
This window contains:
- a CDS encoding molybdopterin-dependent oxidoreductase — encoded protein: MKSPFSRKNKKPKRSLTVEQKITRRNFISFSSFIVLSGAAWGGWKWLYNSPEETTSVTAGARKPLRRALNKTELAFRRVFSNNNLVKTYPKDMAAKNVRHNSDIGSGGKIDVDAWRLQVKKQSGEVLKISIDEIKTLPKTDIIYDFKCVEGWDQISHWGGVKFSDFISHYKLDDQAQLEYVGMETPDKEYYVGIDMPSAMHPQTLLAYEVNEQPLPPRHGAPLRLIIPVKYGIKNLKRIGSISFSNNRPRDYWAEQGYDYYSGL
- a CDS encoding cytochrome b/b6 domain-containing protein yields the protein MKVIKEKHPLIMRWTHWVNFPILTIMIWSGMLIYWANDEYKITLFGHTYFSFFPQWFYDKLHIPHRLAEGMAFHFLFMWFFALNGILYVMYTIISGEWRELVPQKKSFKEAWLVLLHDLHIRKMAPPQNKYNAAQRIAYTTIIVMGFGSLITGLAIYKPVQFYYLTWLCGGYHLARIFHFALTIGYVLFFMIHVVQVILAGWNNFRSVISGFEVINEKPKPIIEPNTPADEKPIQ
- a CDS encoding DUF1223 domain-containing protein; the protein is MKPIKIFTLAASFALSVMILTAFVNRKETSIAKKDVIKPDSKGFAVVELFTSEGCSSCPPADALVARIQKENKDKPVYILAFHVDYWNRLGWKDVFSSADYSKRQNEYAKWLNLQSVYTPQIVVNGQKEFVGSQEGTLRNAITAGLKTGTATTLTLSAQADHNNIRVKYMAADAGKNTSLLLALVQKGAQTSVKKGENSGRTLSHVQIVRSMQKLPLSSGGNASIALPTDFNAQNWEIIGFVQNNENGKILAAAKSGFNATINAHK
- a CDS encoding sigma-70 family RNA polymerase sigma factor, whose amino-acid sequence is MLTENLLDPHNWVKAHADYLYAFTLSRINSHEQAKDLVQETFLAALQKVEKFEGRSSERTWLTAILKNKIIDVYRKKSSGLGNTIEKNAEEEQRDFFEEDNGHWTEIHQPMPFGIEDHDPLTGKEFNQILQKCMQKLPSLWMSVFTMKHIDDETTDLICNELRVSQANFWVIIHRTKLSLRACLQKNWI